In one window of Agromyces badenianii DNA:
- a CDS encoding EamA family transporter, which produces MTDETGAAASDASSSAASTGSPSSTASQATDAAARRRGLAGAATQLGTEVSINFGSSLAGLVIPVVGSFVVVAVRQLVMVVAVLPFYRPKRAELTWRRLWPAIALGVVLAVMNLAFYESVHLLGLGVAATIEFLGPLALALASSRRVLDVICALAAGAGVFLLIGPGASDAAGIDPWGVALALTAAAAWAGYILLTRRVAVGLPGLEGLTVASLVSLVLLVPFAAATFDPAVIDWSIVAILLGVGVLSSALPYSLDTFILRRISPRIYAIITSFGPVIAAIFGWLVLSETFTFIEVVAIAVVCGAAGTALATQRGRPKSQLEQTAEGMA; this is translated from the coding sequence GTGACTGACGAGACTGGTGCCGCCGCGTCGGATGCATCGTCGTCGGCGGCATCGACCGGGTCGCCGTCGTCGACCGCGTCGCAGGCGACGGATGCCGCGGCCCGGCGCCGCGGCCTCGCGGGCGCCGCGACGCAGCTCGGCACCGAGGTGTCGATCAACTTCGGCTCCTCGCTCGCGGGCCTCGTCATCCCGGTCGTCGGCTCGTTCGTCGTCGTCGCCGTGCGACAGCTCGTGATGGTCGTCGCCGTGCTGCCCTTCTACCGTCCCAAGCGGGCCGAGCTCACGTGGCGACGCCTCTGGCCGGCGATCGCGCTCGGTGTGGTGCTCGCCGTGATGAATCTCGCGTTCTACGAGTCCGTGCACCTGCTGGGTCTCGGCGTCGCGGCGACGATCGAGTTCCTCGGGCCGCTCGCCCTGGCCCTCGCGAGCTCGCGACGGGTGCTCGACGTGATCTGCGCGCTCGCCGCGGGCGCGGGTGTGTTCCTGCTCATCGGCCCCGGAGCGTCGGATGCCGCGGGCATCGACCCGTGGGGCGTCGCACTCGCGCTCACCGCGGCGGCGGCGTGGGCCGGGTACATCCTGCTCACCCGTCGCGTGGCGGTCGGGCTGCCCGGACTCGAAGGGCTCACCGTGGCCAGCCTCGTGAGCCTCGTGCTGCTCGTGCCCTTCGCCGCGGCGACGTTCGACCCCGCCGTCATCGACTGGTCGATCGTCGCGATCCTGCTCGGGGTCGGCGTGCTGTCGTCGGCGCTGCCCTACAGCCTCGACACGTTCATCCTGCGCCGCATCTCACCGCGCATCTACGCGATCATCACGAGCTTCGGGCCCGTCATCGCGGCGATCTTCGGATGGCTCGTGCTCTCGGAGACCTTCACGTTCATCGAGGTCGTCGCGATCGCCGTCGTCTGCGGAGCCGCGGGCACCGCGCTCGCGACGCAACGCGGGCGGCCGAAATCGCAGCTCGAGCAGACGGCCGAGGGCATGGCCTGA
- a CDS encoding FAD-dependent monooxygenase, giving the protein MGEGAEAPVTEASVGRIDADVLIVGAGPSGLMLAVCLAKLGVDAVIVDGKSGPTRESRALAVQARSMEIYAQLGLVDRVLAARSSATAVVPGAGRGRRPFGRIELRAIGEGVTPYREITIFEQSRNEQLLVDALGELGHEVRWGHRLDHLEIDGADAAASVTATLAAPSGAVTVHARYCVGADGAHSPVRDALGIPFEGVTNEHTYCIVDASGVTGLVGGAINVRITAEHFLLAFPMGPGRMRLLGVVRDRDRDETGELPESLVRGLLDREFGVRYAASSWFTTYRLHHRLAARFRAGPCFLVGDAAHIHSPVGAQGMNTGLQEAHGLACALADVVVGGMPDARLDHYEAERRPVGRVLVATTDRAFAVVTSASPLARFVRGRIVPVIGPIVVRVLPRIIGGRRVFGYVSQTRIRYPVPDAAGTRRDGAVGLRLPWTGGNFDALRSVQWQVHGYGVPGRAVRRIAAELGVEAHVFARHTSGPRSRRLRRDRVYLVRRDGFVVAEVLAPGTGAALDAAFARLAGA; this is encoded by the coding sequence ATGGGCGAGGGCGCCGAGGCACCGGTCACCGAGGCATCCGTCGGGCGTATCGACGCCGACGTGCTCATCGTCGGTGCGGGCCCGAGCGGACTCATGCTCGCGGTGTGCCTCGCGAAGCTCGGCGTCGACGCCGTCATCGTCGATGGCAAGAGCGGCCCCACCCGCGAGTCCCGTGCCCTCGCCGTGCAGGCGCGCTCGATGGAGATCTACGCCCAGCTCGGGCTCGTCGACCGGGTGCTCGCCGCGCGTTCCTCGGCCACGGCCGTCGTGCCGGGGGCGGGCCGGGGCCGCCGGCCGTTCGGGCGCATCGAACTGCGGGCGATCGGCGAGGGAGTCACGCCGTACCGCGAGATCACGATCTTCGAGCAGAGCCGCAACGAGCAGCTGCTCGTCGACGCGCTCGGCGAGCTGGGCCACGAGGTGCGGTGGGGGCATCGGCTCGACCACCTCGAGATCGACGGGGCGGATGCCGCGGCATCCGTCACCGCGACGCTCGCCGCGCCGAGCGGTGCCGTGACCGTGCACGCCCGCTACTGCGTCGGCGCCGACGGAGCGCACTCGCCGGTGCGCGACGCGCTGGGCATCCCGTTCGAGGGGGTGACGAACGAGCACACCTATTGCATCGTGGATGCCTCGGGCGTCACCGGTCTCGTCGGCGGCGCGATCAACGTGCGCATCACGGCCGAGCACTTCCTGCTCGCCTTTCCGATGGGCCCGGGGCGCATGCGACTGCTCGGGGTCGTGCGTGATCGCGATCGCGACGAAACGGGCGAACTGCCGGAGTCGCTCGTGCGCGGGCTGCTCGACCGGGAGTTCGGCGTGCGGTACGCGGCATCCTCGTGGTTCACCACCTATCGGCTGCACCACCGCCTCGCCGCGCGTTTCCGTGCGGGGCCGTGCTTTCTCGTCGGCGATGCCGCGCACATCCACTCGCCGGTCGGCGCCCAGGGCATGAACACCGGCCTGCAGGAGGCGCACGGTCTCGCCTGCGCGCTCGCCGACGTCGTGGTCGGCGGCATGCCCGATGCGCGACTCGACCACTACGAGGCCGAGCGGCGGCCCGTCGGCAGGGTGCTCGTCGCCACGACCGACCGGGCGTTCGCCGTCGTGACCTCGGCATCGCCGCTCGCGCGTTTCGTGCGCGGGCGCATCGTGCCGGTCATCGGGCCGATCGTCGTTCGCGTGCTGCCGCGCATCATCGGCGGCCGTCGGGTGTTCGGCTACGTCTCGCAGACGCGCATCCGGTATCCGGTGCCGGATGCCGCGGGCACCCGTCGCGACGGTGCCGTCGGCCTGCGGCTGCCGTGGACCGGCGGCAACTTCGACGCACTGCGCTCCGTGCAGTGGCAGGTGCACGGCTACGGCGTGCCCGGCCGTGCCGTGCGGCGCATCGCCGCGGAACTCGGCGTCGAGGCGCACGTCTTTGCGCGGCACACGAGCGGGCCGCGCAGCCGCCGCCTCCGCCGCGACCGGGTCTACCTCGTGCGCCGCGACGGCTTCGTCGTCGCCGAGGTGCTCGCGCCGGGAACCGGCGCTGCCCTCGACGCCGCGTTCGCCCGGCTCGCGGGGGCGTGA